Proteins encoded in a region of the Streptomyces akebiae genome:
- a CDS encoding sulfatase translates to MSHIRSPQLPGPTPAPDDDKAPEDAAPPKRDAVAVTEPAEAKAGAEAAREEPEGGTPGAGAAIEEPEQRPSAPARTGAKTQAEAETPEAATAKTQAEAETPEAATAETEAETEKSEPVMAEAQAEAETPEEREPGLKARPESPDPTAKPGPATPAPEADTSDPGTATPESPSAPESGPEPAASPSPGRLTRHPRAARAVAWAGTGLALVLVLFALVVPNDITELDLGRFLRIPAEGILVAGLLLVLPAKARRVAVVVVGVVLGLLVIVKVLDMGSYWTLDRPFDLVLDWILLDDAQSFMKDSLGGAAAQAATVGVIALALALPVLMTLAVVRLSRLMVRNRHTASRTLLVLGTAWITCSTLTLEISDVPVASHSAATLVENRIEAVSEGLKDGEAFRKQAAVDAFADVPPDQLLTGLRGKDVLITFIESYGRSAIDDPRMGEPLGETLTQKTRELKDAGYASRSGWLRSPITGAGSWLGHSTFLSGLWIKNQSRYNNLVASDRLTLTEAFRRTGAWRTVGIVPGTQKTWPEGKYFGLDHIYDSDQLGYQGPKFSWSTMPDQYTLKAFQELEHGRKDREPMMAEIILTSSHNPWAPIPSTIPEEEIGDGSVYHSLQKAEGKDPTEVWKDPLAVRDEYRKSIQYSVTSLVDFVAKYGSEDTVLVFLGDHQPNKTVTGDNPSHDVPVSIVAQDPEVLEKISDWGWTDGLKPADSTPTWRMDKFRDRFMTAFGPRQAGGTS, encoded by the coding sequence TTGTCGCACATACGCTCTCCGCAGCTTCCGGGACCGACTCCGGCTCCGGACGACGACAAGGCCCCGGAGGACGCCGCCCCTCCGAAGCGGGACGCGGTCGCGGTGACCGAGCCGGCGGAGGCGAAGGCGGGGGCGGAGGCCGCGAGGGAGGAACCCGAGGGGGGAACGCCCGGCGCCGGGGCCGCGATCGAGGAACCCGAGCAGCGCCCGTCCGCACCGGCTCGGACCGGGGCCAAGACCCAAGCCGAGGCAGAAACACCCGAGGCGGCAACGGCCAAGACCCAAGCCGAGGCAGAAACACCCGAAGCGGCGACGGCCGAGACCGAGGCCGAGACGGAAAAGTCCGAGCCGGTCATGGCCGAGGCCCAAGCCGAGGCGGAGACACCCGAGGAGCGTGAGCCCGGCCTCAAGGCACGCCCGGAGAGCCCCGACCCGACCGCCAAACCCGGACCGGCCACCCCCGCACCCGAGGCGGACACCTCGGACCCCGGAACGGCCACCCCCGAATCCCCCTCGGCCCCGGAGTCCGGTCCCGAGCCCGCCGCATCCCCCTCCCCCGGCCGGCTCACGAGGCACCCCCGGGCCGCGCGTGCCGTCGCCTGGGCCGGGACGGGGCTTGCCCTCGTGCTCGTCCTGTTCGCGCTCGTCGTGCCGAACGACATCACGGAGCTGGACCTCGGCCGGTTCCTGCGGATCCCGGCGGAGGGCATCCTCGTTGCCGGACTGCTGCTGGTGCTGCCCGCGAAGGCGCGCCGCGTGGCGGTCGTGGTGGTCGGCGTGGTGCTCGGTCTCCTGGTGATCGTCAAGGTGCTGGACATGGGGTCGTACTGGACCCTGGACCGCCCGTTCGACCTGGTGCTGGACTGGATCCTGCTGGACGACGCGCAGTCGTTCATGAAGGACTCGCTCGGCGGGGCGGCCGCCCAGGCCGCGACCGTCGGGGTGATCGCGCTCGCGCTGGCGCTGCCCGTGCTGATGACGCTCGCGGTCGTACGACTGAGCAGGCTGATGGTGCGCAACCGGCACACGGCGAGCCGTACGCTCCTCGTCCTGGGCACCGCGTGGATCACCTGCTCGACGCTGACGCTGGAGATATCCGACGTACCGGTGGCCTCGCACAGCGCCGCCACCCTCGTGGAGAACCGGATCGAGGCGGTGAGCGAGGGCCTGAAGGACGGCGAGGCGTTCCGCAAGCAGGCCGCGGTGGACGCCTTCGCCGACGTGCCGCCCGACCAGCTGCTGACGGGGCTGCGCGGCAAGGACGTGCTGATCACGTTCATCGAGAGCTACGGCCGTTCCGCGATCGACGACCCGCGGATGGGCGAACCGCTCGGTGAGACCCTCACACAGAAGACGCGGGAGCTGAAGGACGCCGGATACGCCTCGCGGAGCGGCTGGCTGCGCTCCCCCATCACGGGCGCCGGCAGCTGGCTGGGGCACTCCACGTTCCTGTCCGGTCTGTGGATCAAGAACCAGTCGCGGTACAACAACCTCGTCGCGAGCGACCGGCTCACCCTCACCGAGGCGTTCCGCCGCACGGGCGCCTGGCGCACGGTCGGTATCGTGCCGGGCACCCAGAAGACCTGGCCCGAGGGCAAGTACTTCGGGCTGGACCACATCTACGACTCCGACCAACTGGGCTACCAGGGGCCGAAGTTCAGCTGGTCCACCATGCCCGACCAGTACACGCTGAAGGCCTTCCAGGAGCTGGAGCACGGCAGGAAGGACCGGGAGCCGATGATGGCGGAGATCATCCTGACCTCCAGCCACAACCCGTGGGCGCCGATCCCGAGCACGATCCCCGAGGAGGAGATCGGCGACGGCTCGGTCTACCACTCCCTCCAGAAGGCCGAGGGCAAGGACCCGACGGAGGTCTGGAAGGACCCGCTGGCCGTCCGGGACGAGTACCGCAAGTCCATCCAGTACTCGGTGACCAGCCTCGTCGACTTCGTCGCGAAGTACGGCTCCGAGGACACCGTGCTGGTCTTCCTCGGCGACCACCAGCCGAACAAGACGGTCACCGGCGACAACCCCAGCCACGACGTGCCGGTGTCGATCGTGGCCCAGGACCCCGAGGTGCTGGAGAAGATCTCCGACTGGGGCTGGACGGACGGGCTCAAGCCCGCCGACTCCACGCCGACATGGCGGATGGACAAGTTCCGTGACCGCTTCATGACGGCGTTCGGGCCGCGGCAGGCGGGCGGTACGTCCTGA
- a CDS encoding carbohydrate ABC transporter permease yields MATTTDSPSTPAKSAESGRSGSPPVRRIAGPDPASRGRGGQRFILLGLILASVYSLFPVWWLIVAATKDQVGLYQSNGLWFSGMHLWDNLHQLFTYEDGIFLRWTANSFLYAGVGSLGGTFIALATGYGLARFDFPGRGVVFAAVVGSFLIPIALLTLPLYLMFSKIGLVDTPWAMLIPCLINPFSVYLAKVYTEATIPFELLEAARIDGAGELRIFFSIVLRMMTTGGATVFLLAFVNTWNAFFLPLTVLRGEENWTLNLGLYNWTGKRAESGIDVTSLVLTGALLSIVPLAIMMTAMRRYWRTGVTLGALK; encoded by the coding sequence ATGGCCACGACCACCGACTCCCCCAGCACCCCGGCGAAGTCCGCCGAGTCGGGGAGGTCAGGCTCGCCCCCCGTACGGCGGATCGCCGGCCCCGACCCCGCCTCGCGCGGGCGCGGCGGCCAGCGCTTCATCCTGCTCGGCCTGATCCTGGCCAGTGTCTACAGCCTGTTCCCCGTGTGGTGGCTGATCGTCGCCGCCACGAAGGACCAGGTCGGGCTGTATCAGAGCAACGGCCTGTGGTTCTCCGGCATGCACCTCTGGGACAACCTGCACCAGCTGTTCACCTACGAGGACGGCATCTTCCTGCGCTGGACGGCCAACTCGTTCCTGTACGCCGGTGTCGGCTCCCTCGGCGGCACGTTCATCGCGCTGGCAACCGGTTACGGCCTGGCCCGCTTCGACTTCCCCGGCCGGGGCGTGGTGTTCGCGGCCGTGGTGGGCTCCTTCCTGATCCCCATCGCCCTGCTCACGCTTCCGCTGTATCTGATGTTCTCGAAGATCGGCCTGGTCGACACACCCTGGGCGATGCTGATCCCCTGCCTCATCAACCCCTTCAGCGTGTATCTGGCGAAGGTCTACACCGAGGCGACGATCCCCTTCGAACTGCTGGAGGCGGCGCGGATCGACGGCGCCGGTGAGCTGCGGATCTTCTTCAGCATCGTGCTGCGGATGATGACCACGGGCGGCGCGACGGTCTTCCTGCTGGCCTTCGTCAACACCTGGAACGCCTTCTTCCTGCCCCTCACCGTCCTGCGCGGCGAGGAGAACTGGACCCTCAACCTCGGCCTCTACAACTGGACGGGCAAGCGCGCCGAGTCCGGCATCGACGTGACCAGCCTCGTCCTGACCGGCGCCCTCCTCTCCATCGTCCCGCTGGCGATCATGATGACCGCGATGCGCCGCTACTGGCGGACGGGCGTCACGCTGGGGGCGCTCAAGTGA
- a CDS encoding ABC transporter substrate-binding protein: protein MNSSSPRRRFARIAVASVALTGLLAACGGSGSGDDGSSGATGPVTLPFWGWANGQEALVKSFNAAHKDVQLKYTKVTDQLTMQKQLSNAVKAGNAPCLVQNTAEYVTTWVSQGALADITEYVGSSADKFNAGAWAGVQVQGKVYGVPTSSAPAFTIYRTDVFEKYGLKAPATWDDFIAAGKVLKKHGIHITNYAGEDPSTLEVLAMQAGAHWYAIDGDSWKVDFQDEGSLKAADVIQQIIDGDLNSKLSFADYAAVQRNYDKGGTVTRQISTWQMAGMVQNFTDSFGDWALTPWPTYKGEAAKTPAGTNQSGGMNLVTEQCEHKKQAAEAALWLSTDPGAVKSMASPETGSGVMPGLADSDSFVAEAISEKLLGDNYEPAKKIVTDSLGTVTTDWVYGPNWTAMFTELQSEWGKVVSKEQKVTDLLAHMQEWTVEDLKSRGINVKG, encoded by the coding sequence ATGAACTCCAGCAGCCCCCGGAGAAGGTTCGCCCGCATCGCCGTCGCGAGTGTGGCGCTGACAGGTCTGCTCGCCGCGTGCGGTGGTTCGGGCTCGGGCGACGACGGCTCCTCCGGAGCCACCGGCCCGGTCACCCTCCCGTTCTGGGGCTGGGCCAACGGCCAGGAAGCCCTCGTCAAGTCGTTCAACGCCGCCCACAAGGACGTCCAGCTCAAGTACACCAAGGTCACCGACCAGCTGACCATGCAGAAGCAGCTCAGCAACGCGGTGAAGGCGGGCAACGCGCCCTGTCTGGTGCAGAACACCGCCGAGTACGTGACGACCTGGGTGTCGCAGGGCGCGCTCGCCGACATCACCGAGTACGTCGGGTCGAGCGCGGACAAGTTCAACGCCGGCGCGTGGGCCGGTGTCCAGGTGCAGGGCAAGGTCTACGGCGTGCCCACCAGCTCGGCGCCCGCGTTCACGATCTATCGCACCGACGTCTTCGAGAAGTACGGCCTGAAGGCCCCGGCCACCTGGGACGACTTCATAGCCGCCGGCAAGGTTCTGAAGAAGCACGGCATCCACATCACCAACTACGCCGGTGAGGACCCGAGCACCCTGGAGGTGCTGGCCATGCAGGCCGGCGCCCACTGGTACGCGATCGACGGCGACTCCTGGAAGGTGGACTTCCAGGACGAGGGCAGCCTGAAGGCGGCCGACGTGATCCAGCAGATCATCGACGGCGACCTCAACTCCAAGCTCTCGTTCGCCGACTACGCGGCCGTGCAGCGCAACTACGACAAGGGCGGCACGGTCACCCGGCAGATCTCCACCTGGCAGATGGCCGGCATGGTGCAGAACTTCACCGACTCCTTCGGCGACTGGGCGCTCACCCCGTGGCCGACGTACAAGGGGGAGGCGGCGAAGACTCCGGCCGGCACCAACCAGAGCGGTGGCATGAACCTGGTCACCGAGCAGTGCGAGCACAAGAAGCAGGCGGCGGAGGCGGCCCTGTGGCTGTCCACGGACCCCGGCGCGGTGAAGTCGATGGCGAGCCCCGAGACCGGCAGCGGTGTGATGCCCGGACTGGCCGACAGCGACTCGTTCGTCGCCGAGGCGATCTCCGAGAAGCTGCTGGGCGACAACTACGAGCCGGCCAAGAAGATCGTCACGGACAGCCTGGGCACCGTCACCACCGACTGGGTCTACGGCCCGAACTGGACCGCCATGTTCACCGAGCTGCAGAGCGAGTGGGGCAAGGTAGTCAGCAAGGAGCAGAAGGTCACCGACCTGCTCGCCCACATGCAGGAGTGGACGGTCGAGGACCTGAAGTCGCGCGGCATCAACGTCAAGGGCTGA
- a CDS encoding carbohydrate ABC transporter permease gives MIRSQRWKGAAFTVPFQLGFVFLYLLPIAYAVYESLFQEKRSGLGLGGATREFTGFDNYQLGLTDSAFMGSILRVVLFACVQIPFMLLVSLVLALFLDALTAKAANRFRIVLLVPYMIPGVVAAIVWINLYSPAVGPLTPMGDFLGFDWNFFAPSMVWPSIGNLLTWHGIGYNMVIIYSALQGVPRELFEAARLDGASEIRIALSIKIPFVRAALVLTGLLSIIQMLQLFNEPALFRNITPETVDGSFTPIMIIYNQAFNAGNYQYAAALSVLLALILGVASLLFYRLTSKEVD, from the coding sequence ATGATTCGCTCCCAACGCTGGAAGGGTGCCGCGTTCACGGTGCCCTTCCAGCTCGGATTCGTCTTCCTCTATCTGCTGCCCATCGCCTACGCGGTCTACGAGTCGCTGTTCCAGGAGAAGCGGTCCGGGCTCGGCCTCGGTGGCGCGACCCGGGAGTTCACCGGGTTCGACAACTACCAGCTGGGGCTGACCGACTCGGCGTTCATGGGCTCGATCCTGCGGGTGGTGCTGTTCGCCTGCGTGCAGATCCCGTTCATGCTGCTGGTCAGCCTCGTCCTGGCGCTGTTCCTGGACGCGCTCACCGCGAAGGCCGCGAACCGGTTCCGGATCGTGCTGCTGGTCCCGTACATGATCCCCGGTGTGGTCGCGGCGATCGTGTGGATCAACCTGTACAGCCCGGCCGTGGGCCCGCTGACCCCGATGGGCGACTTCCTCGGGTTCGACTGGAACTTCTTCGCGCCCTCCATGGTGTGGCCGTCCATCGGCAATCTGCTCACCTGGCACGGCATCGGCTACAACATGGTGATCATCTACTCGGCGCTCCAAGGGGTGCCCCGCGAGCTGTTCGAGGCGGCCCGTCTCGACGGCGCCTCCGAGATCCGGATCGCCCTGAGCATCAAGATCCCGTTCGTGCGCGCGGCGCTGGTGCTGACCGGCCTGCTGTCGATCATCCAGATGCTGCAGCTCTTCAACGAGCCGGCGCTGTTCCGGAACATCACCCCCGAGACCGTCGACGGCAGCTTCACCCCCATCATGATCATCTACAACCAGGCGTTCAACGCGGGCAACTACCAGTACGCCGCCGCCCTGTCGGTGCTCCTCGCCCTGATCCTCGGTGTCGCCTCCCTCCTCTTCTACCGGCTGACCTCGAAGGAGGTCGACTGA
- a CDS encoding family 43 glycosylhydrolase, with product MTVARNPVIRGFAPDPSLIRVGEWYYVATSSFEWFPTIPLHRSRDLAHWEYAGHVRGAAPGGSLRGVPDSAGIWAPSLSWDGERFWVVYTIVRSVGTRYFDLDTYVSTATAVDGEWTAPRRVVSHGFDPALFHHEGRLWLLNMQSDHRPGGRRFAGIVLTELDRSTLRPLGDTHLLLQHDRLIEGPKLLIRDGWYYLILAEGGTGVEHGVRVARSRTLTGPYELDELPLLTTRDDPKVPLQKAGHAELVRTPSGEWFLSHLTARPLHTAHGIRCTLGRETAVQAVTWDSEGWPRLRQGGWHPAVEVEVPAAGAPTSGVPDGAGPPATPETVRASSEGLPTWPWSSPRAAPDASWVDTTTRPGWIRLRGRQGPESLWDQSVLAQRITEHRAEVEVTVEARPRTFGEAAGLTLRYNTASYLSLDLTWAEPEGEPQRGQQWRGEGRTVLSLLERDGDGARQVAVVEVEPGQPITLGASIDGEEARFWYLHDGLRTPVGPPLDFTHLSDDYGPRLRFTGTLAGIHAQDLVAAEFTADFSGFRLVCGAE from the coding sequence GTGACCGTCGCCCGCAACCCGGTCATCCGTGGCTTCGCCCCCGACCCCTCCCTGATCAGGGTCGGCGAGTGGTACTACGTGGCGACCAGTTCGTTCGAGTGGTTCCCGACGATCCCCCTGCACCGGTCCAGAGACCTGGCGCACTGGGAGTACGCCGGTCATGTGCGCGGAGCGGCCCCCGGCGGCTCGCTGCGGGGGGTCCCCGACTCGGCGGGCATCTGGGCGCCCTCACTGAGCTGGGACGGTGAGCGCTTCTGGGTGGTCTACACGATCGTGCGGTCGGTCGGCACGCGCTACTTCGACCTGGACACGTACGTCAGTACGGCCACGGCGGTGGACGGGGAGTGGACCGCGCCGCGGCGGGTCGTGAGCCATGGCTTCGACCCCGCCCTGTTCCACCACGAGGGCCGGCTCTGGCTCCTCAACATGCAGAGCGACCACCGTCCCGGCGGCCGGCGGTTCGCCGGCATCGTCCTGACCGAGCTGGACCGCTCCACCCTGCGTCCCCTCGGCGACACCCATCTCCTGCTCCAGCACGACCGGTTGATCGAGGGTCCCAAGCTCCTGATCCGCGACGGCTGGTACTACCTGATCCTCGCCGAGGGCGGCACCGGGGTCGAACACGGGGTGCGGGTGGCGCGCAGCCGCACCCTGACCGGACCGTACGAACTCGACGAGCTGCCCCTGCTGACGACCCGGGACGACCCGAAGGTGCCGTTGCAGAAGGCCGGGCACGCCGAACTGGTCCGGACGCCCTCCGGCGAGTGGTTCCTGAGCCACCTCACCGCCCGCCCCCTGCACACCGCACACGGCATCCGCTGCACCTTGGGCCGCGAGACCGCCGTCCAGGCGGTCACCTGGGACAGCGAGGGCTGGCCCCGGCTGCGGCAGGGGGGTTGGCATCCGGCGGTGGAGGTGGAGGTACCGGCTGCCGGGGCGCCGACTTCAGGGGTGCCTGACGGGGCGGGTCCCCCCGCGACCCCCGAGACCGTGCGTGCCTCGTCCGAAGGACTGCCGACCTGGCCCTGGAGCAGTCCGCGGGCCGCACCGGACGCCTCGTGGGTCGACACGACCACCCGCCCCGGCTGGATACGGCTGCGGGGCCGGCAGGGGCCCGAGTCGCTGTGGGACCAGAGCGTGCTGGCGCAGCGGATCACCGAGCACCGGGCGGAGGTGGAGGTCACCGTGGAGGCCCGGCCGCGCACCTTCGGCGAGGCCGCGGGGCTGACCCTGCGGTACAACACCGCCTCCTACCTCAGCCTCGATCTGACCTGGGCCGAGCCCGAGGGCGAACCGCAGCGCGGCCAGCAGTGGCGGGGCGAGGGCCGTACGGTGCTCAGCCTCCTGGAGCGCGACGGCGACGGCGCCCGGCAGGTGGCCGTCGTCGAGGTAGAGCCGGGCCAGCCGATCACCCTGGGGGCGAGCATCGACGGTGAGGAGGCTCGCTTCTGGTACCTCCACGACGGTCTCCGCACCCCCGTCGGCCCGCCCCTGGACTTCACCCACCTCTCGGACGACTACGGCCCCAGACTCCGCTTCACCGGAACCCTGGCCGGCATCCACGCCCAGGACCTCGTCGCGGCGGAGTTCACGGCGGACTTCAGCGGGTTCCGATTGGTGTGCGGGGCGGAGTGA
- a CDS encoding helix-turn-helix domain-containing protein, with amino-acid sequence MYVERASRLSGAVVWTNSPSRPGAGRVLPDGCMDLLWNDGRLMVAGPDTRAYVTEGASSSWAGLRFFPGQAPGFLGVPAHELRDRRVDLAELWSLTLVRRLTARVNAADDPASGLEEVVLERAAEAGRPDALLRQVVDALDAGRPVAATADELGIGARQLHRRSLAAFGYGPKTLARVLRLQRALALARAGVPFAETAARTGYADQAHLARDVRELVGLPLGELLGGR; translated from the coding sequence GTGTATGTCGAAAGGGCCTCTCGGCTGAGCGGGGCCGTGGTGTGGACCAACAGCCCGAGTCGGCCGGGCGCGGGGCGGGTCCTGCCCGACGGGTGCATGGACCTGTTGTGGAACGACGGGCGGCTGATGGTGGCCGGTCCCGACACCCGGGCGTATGTCACCGAGGGGGCGTCCAGCAGTTGGGCGGGGCTTCGGTTCTTCCCCGGTCAGGCGCCCGGCTTTCTGGGGGTGCCCGCGCACGAGTTGCGGGACCGGCGGGTGGACCTGGCCGAGCTGTGGTCGCTGACACTCGTGCGGCGGCTCACCGCCCGGGTGAACGCGGCGGACGATCCGGCGAGCGGACTCGAAGAGGTGGTCCTGGAGCGGGCGGCAGAGGCGGGGCGGCCCGACGCGCTGCTGCGGCAGGTCGTCGACGCCCTCGACGCGGGCCGGCCCGTCGCGGCGACCGCCGACGAACTGGGGATCGGAGCACGGCAGTTGCACCGGCGATCACTTGCCGCGTTCGGATACGGACCGAAGACGCTGGCCCGTGTGCTGCGGCTGCAGCGGGCGCTCGCGCTCGCCCGGGCCGGTGTGCCCTTCGCCGAGACGGCGGCTCGGACCGGCTACGCCGACCAGGCTCATCTCGCCCGTGACGTACGGGAGTTGGTTGGACTGCCGCTCGGAGAACTGCTCGGCGGACGGTAG
- a CDS encoding YihY/virulence factor BrkB family protein: protein MQPASQSPPPSESPHGRLHRARALYRDVSKRRTAWLLLKDTVNSCIEYRILGLAAEAAFFTLLSVPPLLLSMIGLLGYVDDWTGADTIASLELNLLEASRTVLSEKGVAQIAQPILDDVMRGGRPDVISIGFLFALWSGSRAVNVFIDTITVMYGLDGVRGIVKTRLMAFLLFIVALLIGSIALPLMVAGPDAVVRIVPWSATVVQVLYWPVVIVLSIVFLTTLYHVSVPVRSPWVEDVPGALVALAMWVLGSFLLRIYLTNTVEGATIYGSLAAAVAVLLWIGVGAFAVLVGAAVNAAIDRVWPAAATAAARAANERLREEQAAEYVARAAAARSHDPEDPDMPSEFPERWSRFLPPEDVTSRLRSPVKKGEE from the coding sequence GTGCAGCCAGCAAGTCAGTCACCCCCACCGTCCGAGAGCCCCCATGGGCGTCTCCACCGTGCCCGCGCCCTCTACCGGGACGTCTCCAAGCGCAGGACCGCCTGGCTGCTCCTGAAGGACACCGTCAACTCCTGCATCGAGTACCGCATCCTGGGCCTCGCGGCCGAGGCGGCGTTCTTCACGCTGCTCTCCGTGCCGCCGCTGCTGCTCAGCATGATCGGCCTGCTCGGCTACGTCGACGACTGGACCGGCGCCGACACCATCGCCAGCCTGGAGCTCAACCTCCTGGAGGCGTCGCGCACCGTCCTGTCCGAGAAGGGCGTCGCGCAGATCGCGCAGCCCATCCTGGACGACGTGATGAGGGGCGGTCGCCCCGACGTCATCTCCATAGGCTTCCTGTTCGCCCTGTGGTCCGGCTCCCGCGCGGTGAACGTCTTCATCGACACCATCACCGTCATGTACGGCCTCGACGGGGTCCGCGGCATCGTCAAGACCCGCCTCATGGCGTTCCTGCTGTTCATCGTGGCCCTGCTGATCGGCTCGATCGCCCTGCCGCTGATGGTCGCCGGGCCCGACGCCGTGGTCCGGATCGTCCCGTGGTCGGCGACCGTGGTCCAGGTCCTCTACTGGCCCGTCGTGATCGTCCTGTCCATCGTCTTCCTGACCACGCTCTACCACGTCTCGGTGCCGGTCCGCTCCCCCTGGGTCGAGGACGTCCCCGGCGCCCTGGTCGCCCTCGCCATGTGGGTACTGGGCAGCTTCCTGCTCCGCATCTACCTGACGAACACGGTCGAGGGCGCGACGATCTACGGCTCCCTGGCGGCCGCCGTCGCCGTCCTGCTCTGGATCGGCGTGGGCGCCTTCGCCGTCCTCGTCGGCGCCGCCGTCAACGCCGCGATCGACCGTGTCTGGCCCGCCGCCGCCACGGCCGCCGCCCGTGCCGCCAACGAGCGCCTGCGCGAGGAGCAGGCCGCCGAGTACGTCGCCCGCGCCGCCGCCGCCCGCTCCCACGACCCGGAGGACCCCGACATGCCCTCCGAGTTCCCCGAACGCTGGTCCCGCTTCCTGCCGCCGGAGGACGTCACGTCGAGGCTGCGGTCTCCGGTGAAGAAGGGGGAGGAGTAA
- a CDS encoding VOC family protein, which produces MTPRLDAIGMVASDMAASVTFYRRLGFAFPEGAENLPHAEARLPGGLRLLLDTEETVRSFRPEYRPGTGGGAGLALLCDSPAEVDALYEELVGAGYDGELKPWDAVWGQRYAVVLDPDGNGVDLFAPLPTPAGE; this is translated from the coding sequence ATGACTCCACGACTCGACGCGATCGGGATGGTGGCCTCGGACATGGCCGCCTCCGTCACCTTCTACCGCCGGCTCGGTTTCGCCTTCCCCGAGGGTGCCGAGAATCTGCCGCACGCCGAGGCCCGACTGCCGGGCGGGCTGCGGCTGTTGCTCGACACCGAGGAGACCGTCCGGTCCTTCCGTCCGGAGTACCGCCCGGGGACCGGTGGCGGCGCCGGGCTGGCCCTGCTCTGCGACAGTCCGGCCGAAGTCGACGCGCTGTACGAGGAGTTGGTCGGCGCCGGGTACGACGGTGAACTCAAGCCGTGGGACGCGGTGTGGGGCCAGCGCTACGCCGTGGTCCTCGACCCCGACGGCAACGGCGTCGACCTCTTCGCGCCGCTGCCGACGCCCGCCGGCGAGTAG
- a CDS encoding LacI family DNA-binding transcriptional regulator codes for MVRGGSATAGPTLAVVAREAGVSVPTASKVVNGREDVAPETRRRVTEALDRLGYVRRPRFEAPKPPRMVDLVVHSLESSWSGAVLHGVEQAAHDAGLEVVVSAGLTRTRGARPERGWFDKLTARGSAGVLFNLAELSPAQYSWLTQHRIPFVLIDPVLEPPPGVVSVGAANWQGGTTATDHLLSLGHERIAVIAGYRRKMCSSARVAGYRSALTAAGIPYRADYVRYGNFMETTARHRMLQLLDLPEPPTAVFVCSDKMALGVYEALAERGLRVPDDISVVGFDDLPEARWATPGLTTVRQPLSEMAQTALRLLVRMMEGDQPEGTRTELSTRLVERASTGALGPA; via the coding sequence ATGGTGCGTGGCGGGAGCGCGACGGCCGGGCCGACGCTGGCGGTGGTGGCGCGCGAGGCCGGGGTGTCCGTGCCCACGGCCTCGAAGGTGGTCAACGGCCGGGAGGACGTGGCCCCCGAGACCAGGCGCCGGGTCACGGAGGCGTTGGACCGGCTCGGCTATGTCCGCAGACCCCGGTTCGAGGCGCCGAAGCCGCCGCGCATGGTCGACCTGGTGGTGCACTCCCTGGAGAGCTCCTGGTCGGGCGCCGTACTGCACGGCGTCGAACAGGCCGCCCACGACGCCGGCCTGGAGGTCGTCGTCTCGGCCGGTCTGACCCGTACCCGGGGTGCCCGCCCCGAACGCGGCTGGTTCGACAAGCTGACCGCCCGCGGCTCGGCGGGCGTGCTCTTCAACCTGGCCGAACTGTCCCCCGCCCAGTACTCCTGGCTCACCCAGCACCGCATCCCGTTCGTGCTGATCGACCCGGTTCTGGAGCCGCCGCCCGGCGTGGTGTCCGTGGGCGCGGCCAACTGGCAGGGCGGAACGACCGCCACCGACCATCTGCTGTCCCTGGGCCACGAGCGGATCGCCGTGATCGCCGGGTACCGGCGCAAGATGTGCAGCAGCGCCCGGGTCGCGGGCTACCGCTCGGCGCTGACGGCCGCGGGCATCCCGTACCGGGCGGACTACGTCCGTTACGGCAACTTCATGGAGACCACCGCCCGGCACCGTATGCTCCAGCTGCTCGACCTCCCCGAGCCGCCGACCGCCGTGTTCGTCTGCTCGGACAAGATGGCCCTCGGTGTCTATGAGGCGCTGGCGGAGCGGGGGCTGCGGGTGCCGGACGACATCAGCGTGGTCGGTTTCGACGACCTGCCCGAGGCCCGCTGGGCCACCCCCGGCCTGACCACCGTCCGCCAGCCGCTCTCGGAGATGGCCCAGACCGCGCTACGGCTGCTGGTGCGGATGATGGAGGGCGACCAACCGGAGGGCACGCGCACCGAGTTGTCGACCCGGCTGGTGGAACGGGCCAGCACGGGGGCGCTGGGCCCGGCCTGA